GTAGGCCAATCATTAATAATTAGATCGTTCGCTTTATTTAGAGCTTCCTCAACAGCTGGCATTTTTTGATTCACCATTATTAGCGTATTTGTTAAATCATTTCTAATGCCTGGATAATCATTTTTAATAAAATCGGCTGCAGTATTTAATTTCTTCGAAAGTATTGGCAATTCGTTATTATAAACATCAGCTCCCTTATTAATACCATTGATAATATCAGTCATATGACCATTTAATAAAGTGTTTGCCTCATGAATTTCCTTTTTCATGGCAGGTAATTCACTTTGATATTTTTCTAATATACTCAATGCATTGCTAATTGTTTTTTGAGTTGAACCTAATAAGTCATGGAAATGAACAGCTTTTGCTTGATCAATATATCCTTGTGCACTATTAATTGTATGAATTAACTTATCTAAAGCTACACTGATTTTCTGTTGTACCTCATCTACATTAATGCTACCAATTTGTTCATTGACACGATTTGCTGTATTGGATATTTGGTTCAAATATGCATGTATTTGTGTAACATCACCATTTTGAACATAGCCATTAATGATTGTTAGTTTTTCATTTAGGTCTGTTAATTGTGCATTCGCCATTTTTAATTTAGTAATTGTTTCTTGCAAGCTACTATCACCAGAATTTTCAAGGATACAAATTAATTGTTCATTGGCTTGTTGTTGTTGAACAATCATTTCTTGTAATTGAGTAATTTGTTGATTAATCTTACCCTTCTCAGCCTGAATATTTCCATCAGAAAGTACTTGTTGGAGCTTATTTACAATAGTTACTGTTTCATTGGTTACTTACTTGCACCTGACCTATCGTTGTTTTAATACTTGTTGAAATTCCTGGTAGGGCATCTTGTAATTGCTTTGCTCCCTGAGCCGTTTTTTCTCCAAAATCACTCGCTTGATTTGTTAACCCTTCTATCTTGGGCAATGCTTGTTGAACCTTTTGAACAATTTGAAGTCCCTCTTTTGCCTCAGTAATGCCTTCAGTCATGGTTTGTTCAACGTTTGAGAAATCATTATCAACCATAGCCAACTGTTTACCCGCATTTTGAATATCTGGAATTTTTTTCTGTAATGTTAGTATCGCACTTGCTTGTTGGGTGATTGAAGGTAATTTACCATTTAGGGCAATAATTTTTTCACCAAGTTCATCTATTTGTGGTAAATAATTGGCAAATTCATTGGCTTTTGCTAATTTGTTTTTCATATCTGGTAATTGTGAATGAATTTTTGTAACTTCCTGAGTATACTTATCAATTGTTCCAACATTATCATTTGTTGACAATATTAAATTTTTTATTTTATTAATACTGACTAAATTTGAATCAACATTGTAACCAATTTCGTTGAATGTATGTAGTAAAGTATTACTAGCTGTTTTGATAAATTGATTTGTAATCTGCTCCTGTAGAGAAGAAGCCCCCTTAATTGTAATCTTTGGCGCAATGGCATTGATTTTTTCATTAATTGAATATTCAATTTTTGGTTTTTTATATCTCCAGAAACGAAGCTCATTAGGTCTTTTGAAAATTCTCTAGGTAAATAGATGCCAGCGTAATATTTTCTAGATTTAACACCATCATCCAATACTTTTTTTGAATCAACAAATCGCCATCCCAATTGTTTGTTTTTATGTAAATTTTTGAGTACTTCATCTCCAATATTAATTTTCTTTTCTTTAAGAGAAACAGTTTGATCATCGCTGTAGATAGCAATAGGTAGTTCACTTGTATTTCCATAAGGATCCCATAAAGCACCAATATTGAACCAAGCATAAAGTGAGGGAATAATTAGTAAGGCAATAATTAATAATGTTGCAATAGGATTTTTAAAGACCCGTTGCCAATCCAATTTAAATAATTTAAAACTATTGTTTATATGTCTCATCTATACTCACCTTTTTCTTTCATGAATGCTAACAATTATTTACTTTAGCATATTATTTTAAATGCTATCAAATAACAAATTAGAGTTTTGTCGATTTATACGACAATTTTTGAAATCTGTCTTAGAAGAATGAATCCAATCCCCAAATCACATTAAAATGAAAATGGATTCAAAAAATCATATCAAAAGCATAGTAAGTCTGTAAAATTGAATATATTTTTTCTCATTAGTAAATTCTTTTCATGAAAAAGGCAAGACAAGAAGATTGCCTTCTGTCTTACCCTTTGATCCATACTATTGTTCACAAAGAAGGTTATTTTTTTACCTAAACAGTTTTATCTACTTGATATTTTTTTAAAAATTTGCCTACAGCATCTTTGACTTCTTTTACATCATCCGGGTTTAAATAAGACAATGCCCGTGGCATAACACCCATTAAATACATTTTATTTAGCTGATTGGTTGATTTCTTCTCCATTATCTCAGATAAAAGTCTTTGCATATTTTCCTTATCTTCAGGCTTTGTTCGATCCATAATATAGGTGGTAAGCTTGTCTGCTCTTGCTTTTTCATCCATCACGTTTACCTCCTTTTATTTTTCCATTATAAACGGTGTTGA
The genomic region above belongs to Melissococcus plutonius ATCC 35311 and contains:
- a CDS encoding YhgE/Pip domain-containing protein, which produces MRHINNSFKLFKLDWQRVFKNPIATLLIIALLIIPSLYAWFNIGALWDPYGNTSELPIAIYSDDQTVSLKEKKINIGDEVLKNLHKNKQLGWRFVDSKKVLDDGVKSRKYYAGIYLPREFSKDLMSFVSGDIKNQKLNIQLMKKSMPLRQRLQLRGLLLYRSRLQINLSKQLVILYYIHSTKLVTMLIQI
- a CDS encoding phage infection protein, which gives rise to MSTNDNVGTIDKYTQEVTKIHSQLPDMKNKLAKANEFANYLPQIDELGEKIIALNGKLPSITQQASAILTLQKKIPDIQNAGKQLAMVDNDFSNVEQTMTEGITEAKEGLQIVQKVQQALPKIEGLTNQASDFGEKTAQGAKQLQDALPGISTSIKTTIGQVQVSNQ